The proteins below come from a single Micromonospora citrea genomic window:
- a CDS encoding DUF692 domain-containing protein, with the protein MTGPRGVGIGWRPEISGFVADLPGLRFVEVVAESVPAAGPLPGGLAALRERGVTVVPHGVRLSLGGAEPVDPARVAHLAAVAELTDAPLVSEHIAFVRAGGVEAGHLLPLPRSRAAVDAVCANVARAQAELPAPIALEPIAALFDWPDDELDEADFLTEILDRTGAFLLLDVANVYANAHNRGTDPVALLDRLPLDRVAYLHVAGGAEHGGFYHDTHTDPVPPAVLDLLRELCARHRPPALLLERDGHYPPAAALRAELDALAAASGFPAVA; encoded by the coding sequence ATGACCGGCCCGCGCGGGGTCGGGATCGGCTGGCGGCCGGAGATCTCCGGCTTCGTGGCCGACCTGCCCGGGCTGCGCTTCGTGGAGGTCGTGGCGGAGTCCGTCCCGGCGGCCGGGCCGCTGCCCGGCGGGCTCGCCGCGCTGCGCGAGCGCGGCGTGACGGTCGTACCGCACGGCGTGCGGCTCTCCCTCGGCGGCGCGGAGCCGGTCGATCCGGCCCGTGTCGCCCACCTGGCGGCGGTGGCGGAGCTGACGGACGCGCCGCTGGTCAGCGAGCACATCGCGTTCGTCCGGGCCGGCGGCGTCGAGGCCGGCCACCTGCTGCCGCTGCCCCGCAGCCGGGCGGCGGTCGACGCGGTCTGCGCCAACGTCGCCCGCGCCCAGGCGGAGTTGCCGGCGCCGATCGCCCTGGAGCCGATCGCGGCCCTGTTCGACTGGCCCGACGACGAGCTCGACGAGGCCGACTTCCTCACCGAGATCCTGGACCGCACCGGCGCGTTCCTGCTGCTCGACGTCGCGAACGTCTACGCCAACGCCCACAACCGGGGCACCGACCCGGTCGCGCTGCTCGACCGGCTGCCGCTGGACCGGGTCGCCTACCTGCACGTGGCGGGCGGCGCCGAGCACGGCGGCTTCTACCACGACACGCACACCGACCCGGTGCCCCCGGCGGTGCTCGACCTGCTGCGCGAGCTGTGCGCCCGCCACCGGCCGCCGGCGCTGCTGCTGGAACGCGACGGGCACTACCCGCCTGCCGCGGCGCTGCGCGCCGAGCTGGACGCCCTCGCCGCCGCCTCCGGCTTCCCGGCCGTGGCGTGA
- a CDS encoding HAD family hydrolase, producing the protein MPLLLLDLDDTLLDRAGPFRAWAERFLDGVGAPAGDIDWLLSVDADGLTDRWDVADAVRDRYGLRIPSIDLVEELHDAVVANSRLDPLVACALRIADDAGWTPVVVCNGAVRQQEAKIRRTGLDRFVADWVISEEAGVSKPNPRIFALAARRARLPLRGAWVVGDGPEADIGGAAAIGLPSVWLHRGRAWTDGRFAPTRTADGLIAAVAVVLGG; encoded by the coding sequence GTGCCGCTGCTCCTGCTGGATCTGGACGACACCCTGCTCGACCGGGCCGGCCCCTTCCGCGCCTGGGCGGAACGTTTCCTGGACGGCGTCGGCGCGCCGGCCGGCGACATCGACTGGCTGCTCTCCGTCGACGCCGACGGGCTGACCGACCGGTGGGACGTGGCGGACGCCGTCCGGGACCGGTACGGGCTGCGGATCCCGTCCATCGACCTGGTCGAGGAGCTGCACGACGCCGTGGTCGCCAACAGCCGGCTCGACCCGCTGGTCGCCTGCGCGCTGCGGATCGCCGACGACGCCGGCTGGACGCCCGTGGTGGTCTGCAACGGCGCGGTGCGGCAGCAGGAGGCCAAGATCCGGCGTACCGGGCTGGACCGGTTCGTCGCCGACTGGGTGATCTCCGAGGAGGCCGGGGTCAGCAAGCCCAACCCGAGGATCTTCGCGCTGGCCGCGCGGCGGGCGCGGCTGCCGCTGCGGGGTGCCTGGGTGGTCGGTGACGGGCCGGAGGCGGACATCGGCGGCGCCGCCGCCATCGGGCTGCCCAGCGTCTGGTTGCACCGGGGGCGCGCCTGGACCGACGGCCGGTTCGCGCCGACCCGCACCGCCGACGGCCTGATCGCCGCCGTCGCCGTGGTGCTGGGCGGCTGA
- a CDS encoding carbon-nitrogen hydrolase family protein — protein MTSLPAAEAPAAAEVPAAPLTVATVQAEAVPGDVAGNAATAARLVRRATERGARVTVLPELFLPAYHPQTLAADPAGTDVAADATATVDDPRLDPLREAARDGGAAVVIGAAVQHPDGRRTISSLVVDPAGVVRVGYDKQQLWGGERELFVAGDRGATLLVDGWRFGLGICYDGCFPEHGRAAAVDGAHGYLCPSGYVVGSEHRRDLYYAARALDNTMYVVFSNAVGGEGRWRFGGGAAVYDPEGRPLARGADTGEDVLVVALDPEALAATRAAHSMLLDRLPDQGPARTALSA, from the coding sequence GTGACGTCACTCCCCGCCGCCGAGGCACCTGCCGCCGCCGAGGTTCCCGCCGCGCCGCTGACCGTCGCGACCGTGCAGGCCGAGGCCGTCCCCGGTGACGTGGCCGGCAACGCGGCCACCGCCGCCCGGCTCGTCCGTCGGGCCACGGAGCGGGGTGCCCGGGTGACCGTGCTGCCCGAGCTGTTCCTGCCCGCGTACCACCCGCAGACGCTGGCGGCCGACCCGGCCGGCACCGACGTCGCGGCCGACGCCACCGCGACGGTCGACGACCCTCGGCTGGACCCGCTGCGCGAGGCGGCCCGCGACGGCGGCGCCGCCGTGGTGATCGGCGCGGCGGTCCAGCACCCCGACGGCAGGCGGACCATCTCCTCGCTGGTGGTCGACCCGGCCGGCGTGGTCCGCGTCGGCTACGACAAGCAGCAGCTCTGGGGCGGCGAGCGGGAGCTGTTCGTCGCCGGCGACCGGGGCGCCACCCTGCTGGTCGACGGCTGGCGGTTCGGGCTCGGCATCTGCTACGACGGCTGCTTCCCGGAGCACGGCCGGGCCGCCGCGGTCGACGGCGCGCACGGCTACCTCTGCCCGAGCGGTTACGTGGTCGGCTCCGAGCACCGTCGCGACCTCTACTACGCCGCCCGCGCGCTGGACAACACGATGTACGTGGTCTTCTCCAACGCCGTCGGCGGGGAGGGCCGGTGGCGGTTCGGCGGCGGCGCCGCCGTCTACGACCCGGAGGGCCGGCCGCTGGCGCGGGGCGCGGACACCGGCGAGGACGTGCTGGTCGTCGCGCTCGACCCGGAGGCCCTCGCGGCCACCCGGGCGGCGCACTCCATGCTGCTCGACCGCCTGCCCGACCAGGGGCCCGCCCGTACGGCGCTGTCGGCCTGA
- a CDS encoding TIGR04222 domain-containing membrane protein, producing MLVLAAPGDTWGIPGPLFLRVYLLAAAVVVVASIVHRARVLAGPPAGAVGPLGPQQVAYLNGGEQLAIWASLGGLRGSGAIGVRPDRRLATGGPPPAGTTPLDQAIHRAASRHATTRELRHDEWVRRALDQLRTGLEQRGLALAPARRAALRRGPFLLSALLLVGFVRIFAGLSNDRPVGWLVLSQLPLIVAAVLLYRVPRRTRAATRELRGLRQQHTYLAPASAPAYATYGATGAAMGVALFGAASLWAMDPGFAEQAEIQRQAASSAGGSSGCGGGSSCGGGSSCGGGSSCGGGGGGGCGG from the coding sequence ATGCTTGTCCTCGCCGCACCGGGTGACACCTGGGGCATCCCCGGCCCCCTCTTCCTCCGCGTCTATCTCCTCGCCGCCGCCGTGGTCGTCGTCGCCTCGATCGTGCACCGGGCCCGCGTCCTCGCCGGGCCGCCGGCCGGTGCCGTCGGCCCGCTCGGCCCGCAACAGGTCGCCTACCTCAACGGCGGGGAGCAGCTGGCGATCTGGGCCTCGCTCGGCGGGCTGCGCGGCAGCGGGGCGATCGGCGTACGACCGGACCGGCGGCTGGCCACCGGCGGTCCGCCGCCGGCCGGGACCACCCCGCTGGACCAGGCGATCCACCGCGCGGCCAGCCGGCACGCCACCACCCGGGAGCTGCGCCACGACGAGTGGGTACGCCGGGCGCTGGACCAGCTCCGGACCGGCCTGGAGCAGCGCGGGCTGGCGCTCGCGCCGGCCCGGCGGGCGGCCCTGCGCAGAGGCCCGTTCCTGCTCTCCGCCCTGCTGCTGGTCGGGTTCGTCCGGATCTTCGCGGGCCTGTCGAACGACCGGCCGGTGGGCTGGCTCGTGCTGAGCCAGCTCCCGCTGATCGTGGCGGCCGTCCTGCTGTACCGGGTGCCCAGGCGGACCCGTGCCGCCACCCGGGAGCTGCGCGGCCTGCGGCAGCAGCACACCTACCTCGCACCCGCGTCGGCCCCCGCCTACGCCACCTACGGCGCGACGGGCGCCGCGATGGGCGTGGCGCTGTTCGGCGCCGCGTCGCTGTGGGCGATGGACCCCGGCTTCGCCGAGCAGGCCGAGATCCAGCGGCAGGCGGCCAGCAGTGCCGGCGGCTCCTCCGGCTGCGGCGGCGGCAGCTCCTGCGGTGGCGGCAGCTCCTGCGGTGGCGGCAGCTCCTGCGGCGGCGGGGGCGGCGGCGGGTGCGGAGGATGA
- a CDS encoding TetR/AcrR family transcriptional regulator, whose amino-acid sequence MPRVSQDQLDARRQEILAAARACFARHGYEGATVRRLEEATRLSRGAIFHHFRDKDSLFLAVAEDDAAAMVETVARNGLVQVMRDLLAGAVSPDTTGWLGSQLEVSRRLRTDPAFAKRWAQRSAAIAEATRERLARQREAGVLRDDVPIDVLAQFLELAYDGLVLHLAMGRPAGDLGPVLDLVEEAVRRR is encoded by the coding sequence GTGCCCAGAGTAAGCCAGGACCAGCTCGACGCGCGCCGGCAGGAGATCCTCGCCGCCGCGCGGGCGTGTTTCGCGCGGCACGGCTACGAGGGTGCCACCGTGCGCCGGCTCGAGGAGGCCACCCGGCTGTCCCGGGGCGCGATCTTCCACCACTTCCGCGACAAGGACTCGCTCTTCCTGGCCGTCGCCGAGGACGACGCCGCCGCCATGGTGGAGACTGTCGCTCGCAACGGTCTGGTCCAGGTGATGCGGGACCTGCTGGCCGGCGCGGTCTCCCCCGACACCACCGGCTGGCTGGGCAGCCAGCTCGAGGTCTCCCGACGGCTGCGCACCGACCCGGCGTTCGCGAAGCGGTGGGCCCAGCGGTCCGCCGCGATCGCCGAGGCGACCCGCGAGCGGCTGGCCCGCCAGCGGGAGGCCGGCGTGCTCCGCGACGACGTGCCGATCGACGTGCTGGCCCAGTTCCTCGAACTCGCCTACGACGGGCTGGTGCTGCACCTGGCGATGGGCCGCCCCGCCGGCGACCTCGGCCCGGTGCTCGACCTGGTCGAGGAGGCGGTCCGCCGCCGCTGA